In Janthinobacterium agaricidamnosum NBRC 102515 = DSM 9628, the DNA window GCGTCAACGTCAGTTCCGCCGCCGCCTATCACCATTATGCCAACCGCGCGGAACTGATCGGCAATCTTGCCGCACAAGGATTCGACGAGCTGGCCGATGCGATGGCCCGGCGCGACAAGCGTGACAGCGGCATGCAGAAACTGCGCGCCGCCAGCCTGATCTACTTCCGTTTCGCGCGCGCCAATCCGGCCTTGTATCAACTGATGTTCGGTCCGGAATTCGCGACCGGCCAGACCATCGCCGCCTTGTTTACCGCGCGCGAACGGGCGTTCGGAGAACTGAAGAACTCGATCGCCGAGGTGCTGCAGTGCGACCCCCAGGCCGTCGAGGTGCGCCGGGCCGCCCGCGCCGCCTGGTCGTACACGCATGGCTTGGCGTCCCTGGTGATCCACGGCATGCTGCAGATCCCCGCGGGCGTCAGCGAAGAGCGCTTTCTTGACGGCACGTTACAAGGCTACGGCTATCTGTTCCAGCGTGGGGAGCACGAGTAAACGGATCCGCACAAGTCCGGCATTGACGACGCTATTGAACGAAAATATATCTCCCGGTCCCATGCGGTCCCTGGCTCCTGTCAAGCCGTCTTGATCGCAATCGATAGAGAGCGGATTACTGTTTCCAAGCGCGGTTGAGTCCGTTAATTGTGGACGATATGCCGGTCGGCGCATGGCGCGCCATGCGTCGACGAACCACGCAGGTCCACGTTGTCAGTGGGCGCTGTCCCTATCGGACAGGTTGTTAGCCAAAGTAAGTTTGTGTAAAGTATAATAATTTGGCCTGTTGTTTTCCAGCGTGCCTGCGGCTGAAATGTGCGGCGCTGCCTTGCCGTTGCCTCGGTGCGCTTTCCCAACATGATAAGGGGTACTATTTCATGCAAATATCAAACCGATCGAAAGCGGGCGAGCACGCCAAAGTGGGCAAGCTGCTCACCGCAGGCGCCGGCAGCGGCGGCGCCCTCGCCCAGCAGCTCCCCATCCATGCATTCGAGATCCGCGGCTTCCCATGAAAGCCGCCATCAGCCTCATCGAGGTGCCGCCGGAAAGCAGGCTGGGCGTGTTTTTGCCAAACGCGTATTTCTACGACGCCTATGAACTGGAGCGCGAATACGACGCCCGACCCGTGCTGGAAATATATCTGGACGGATTATCGCGCACGCCCGGCTGGGTCCATCTGCTGATGAATCTGCGCAACCGGATCGTGGCACTGGCGGGTTTGAAAAATCTCGGCGGCCTGGCTGCGTTCGATCGCGCAAAGCCGGCAAGCGCCTACCGCGAAGGGGACCGGGTCGGCATTTTCTCGATATTGTACCTGAGCGACGATGAAATCATTTTCGGCGATTCCGACCGCCATCTCGATGTCCGGGTCTCGGTATGCAAGCTGACGCGCCTGGATCGGCCCCGTATCGCGGTGTCCACCGTGGTGCACCTGAAAAATCTGTTGGGGCGCGTCTACATGGTGTTTGTGGCGCCATTACACAAGCGTATCGTTCCGGCGATACTCGCCCGGTTTTGATGGCACGCTCCATCAGCCTGCTTGAGCAGGCCGGGGAAACCATGGAAAACCGCGCGTGCCGAAGGCGTGTCGGTTTTCAATGGCTGTCGCACGGCGTGCAGCGCTGAAGCAGTCCGGGCCCTGCCAGTCCAAGCAGGGCCGCCGGGCTGCCGCCGGTTTGTTTAGCGCGCCGCTGCCGTGTCCCGCGCCGCATGCAATTTCTTGTAGCTGTCGAGCAGGCGGGCATGCCGGTCCAGTCCTTCCAGTTGCATGCTGGTCGGCGTCAGTCCGAAGAAGCGCACGCTGCCGTCGACCGAGCCCATTACCGCATCCATCCGGGCGTTGCCATACATGCGGCGGAAATTGACGATGTAGTCGTCCATGTCCAGCTCGTCGTCGAGCAGTACTTCCAGCGCCACGTTCAAGGCTTGATAAAACAGTCTGCGTTCGACCGTGTTGTCGTTGTATTGCAGGAAGGCGCCGACCAGTTCATGCGCCTCTTCAAATTGCTGCAAGGCGAGCTGGATCAGCAGCTTCAATTCCAGGGTTGTCAGCTGGCCCCAGACCGTGTTTTCATCAAATTCGATGCCGATCAGGGTGGCGATGTCGCCGTACTCGTCCAGCTCGCTGTTTTCCAGGCGATCAAGCAGCGCTTCCAGGCTGCTCTGGTCCAGGCGATGCAAGTTCAGGATATCGGCACGGAACAATAGCGCCTTGTTGGTGTTATCCCAGATCAAATCTTCGACCGGATACACTTCCGAATAACCGGGCACCAGGATACGGCAGGCGGTCGCGCCCAGCTGGTCGTACACCGCCATATAGGCTTCCTTGCCCATGTCCTTGAGGATGCCGAACAGGGCCGCGGCTTCTTCGGCATTGGCGTTGTCGCCGTCGCTGGAAAAATCCCACTCGACAAAATCGAAGTCCGCCCTGGCGCTGAAAAAGCGCCACGAGACGATGCCGCTGGAATCGATGAAGTGTTCGACGAAGTTATTCGGTTCGGTCACGGCTTCGCTGGCAAAGGTGGGCTGGGGCAGATCGTTCAAGCCTTCAAAACTGCGGCCCTGCAGCAATTCCGTCAGGCTGCGTTCCAGCGCCACCTCAAGGCTCGGGTGCGCGCCGAACGACGCGAACACGCCGCCGGTGCGCGGGTTCATCAAGGTGACGCACATCACCGGGTACGTCCCGCCCAACGACGCATCTTTCACCAGCACCGGAAAGCCCTGCTCTTCCAGGCCATGGATGCCGGCCAGGATGCCGGGGTATTTGGCCAGCACTTCCTGCGGCACATCGGGCAAGGCGATTTCGCCTTCCAGGATTTCGCGTTTGACCGCCCGTTCGAAAATTTCCGACAGACATTGCACCTGTGCTTCGGCCAGCGTATTGCCGGCACTCATGCCATTGCTGACGTACAGGTTTTCGATCAGGTTGGATGGGAAATACACGACTGCACCGTCCGACTGGCGCACATAGGGCAGTGAGCAGATGCCGCGCTGCGCATTGCCGGAGTTGGTGTCGATCAGGTGCGCGCCGCGCAACTCGTCATCGGGGTTGTAGATGTCCAGGCAGTAGTCATCGAGTATCTCCTTCGGCAGCGCATCCTTGCGGCCAGGCTTGAACCAGCGCTCGTTCGGGTAATGGACAAATGCCGCATTGGCGATGTCCTCTCCCCAGAACGCGCCGGCATAGAAATGGTTGTTGCTGATACGCTCGATGTACTCGCCCAAGGCCGACGCCAGCGCGCTTTCCTTGGTCGATCCCTTGCCATTGGTAAAACACATCGGCGAGTGCGCATCGCGGATATGCAGCGACCACACATGGGGAATGATATTGCGCCACGACGCGATTTCAATCTTGATGCCCAGGCTCGCCAACAGCCCGGACATATTGGCGATGGTTTGCTCCAGCGGCAAGTCTTTGCCCGCAATATAGGTGCTCGCGCCAGGCGCCGGACTCAAGGTCAGCAAGGCTTGCGCATCGGCATCCAGGTTCTCGACCTCTTCAATCACAAACTCGGGACCGGCTTGCACCACTTTTTTCACCGTACAACGGTCGATGGAGCGCAGGATGCCCTGGCGGTCCTTGGCGGATATATCCGCCGGCAACTCGACCTGGATCTTGAAAATCTGCTGGTAGCGGTTTTCCGGATCAACAATATTGTTTTGCGACAGGCGGATGTTTTCGGTCGGAATATTGCGAGTTTCACAATACAACTTCACAAAATAAGCCGCGCACAAGGCCGATGAAGCGAGAAAGTAATCGAACGGACCCGGCGCCGAGCCATCGCCCTTATAGCGGATAGGCTGGTCGGCGATGACGGTGAAATCATCGAACTTGGCTTCAAGACGTAGCTTATCGAGAAAGTTGACCTTAATTTCCATGAGAATATTCCAGACGAGTGCTTAAAATGAATTAGCCGCTATTATCCGTTCTTTTCGCTGGCAGCGGTTCGAATGATCAGGGAAGCAGGGCCGGGCGTGCGCAACGTCAGTGACGGCATAATGTCAAAGACATAGGGGCCGATACTGTACAACGCCGGCCTGCTCCCTGACGCGTGCGATCGGGCCAGCGGCCCGGCAAACAACTGCACCACGCTGGTCATATTCTGGCCGCCCAGCCCCCGCGCCATCGCTTGCCGGAAATTGCGCCTGTCTGGCGGGGCTGGGCATCGAGCAGTACCTGGCAGCGGGGCAACTGGTGCAGCTTTTTCCGGACTGGCCGGACCGGCGGCATTAGCGCCGGGCCGGACCCGCCGCGGCCGGCGCGAGCCGGTCCAGGAAGGCGCGGGTAAGCGCCGCCACGTCATCAAGCCTGGTATCCATTACAAAATGGCCGCCGTCGAGCACATGCACTTGCGCCGACGGGTTGTCGCGCCGGAACGCGTACGCGCCTTCCGGCGTGAAGGCCAGGTCGTGCTTGCCCCACACCACCAGCGTCGGCAACTGGCGCTGCTTCAGCCATGCTTGCCACTGCGGATACGCGGCCAGGTTATGCTGGTAGTCGTAGATCAGGTCGGCCTGGATGCGCGCCTGGCCCGGCCGGTTCAGGTAGGCATATTCGTCCATCCACAGGTCGGGGTCATACGCCTCGACATGCGGGTCGCTGCCGATGTGGCGCGCGCGTGTCGTCGCCACCGACTGGTGTCCCGCGACGACCTCTTTTTCGTGCGCCGCGCGGTCGGCCCAGAACGGCTTGCGCTTTTCCCAGATGGCGCCGAGTCCCTCGCTGTAGACGTTGGCGTTCTGGAATACCAGCGCCTGGATCGCATCGGGACGCTGCAGCGCCATGCGCATGCCGACCGGCGCGCCGTAATCCTGCATCAGCAGCACGTAGCGCTGCGCGCCGACGGCGTCGGTAAATTTCTGCATCACCTGGGCCAGGTGATCGAAGGTGTAGGCGAAGTTGGCCGGGTCCGGCGCATCGCTGTTGCCGAAACCGGGATAGTCGGGCGCCACCAGGTGATATTGATCGCCCAGCTTGCGCAGCAGGCCGTCGTACATGCGCGACGAGCTCGGCACGCCGTGCAGCAGCAGGAGCGTGGGTTTGCTGGCGTCGCCAGCCTCGCGGTAGGCGATGGTGATGTCGTCCACCTTGACCGTGCGGTAGGCAATGGGAGCGGCTTGCGCGGCACTGGCGAGGACGAGGGTTGCTGCGGCCAAGAGTTTCATTTTTTTCTCCGGTGAGTTGTGTATGGCATGACTGTATCGGGCATCGATCGATTCGGGAACGCCGCGCAGCGAAATGGTGTCTTGCGTTGCGCCGCCGTTGATCACAATTCCAGCACCAGCCGGCCGGGCGCGGCGGCCCAGGAAACGCAGGTGCACATGCCTTCGGCCCGCATCGCCGGCGTCAGGCAGATATCGCGGTGCACAGGCTGGCCGTGCAGCACCGGGGTGTAGCAATTGCCGCACTCGCCACGCTGGCAATCGTAGGAAACGAAGACGCCGGCGGCGATCAACGCGTCCAGTATCGGCGTGCCTGGCGCCACCTGCACGGTGATGTGCGACAACGAGAGTTCGACCGTCAGCATCGTATCTTGCTGCTGCGCGCGGGCGCCGAAGCTTTCGACATGCAGCGCGCCGGCCGGCCATCCCAGCCGGGCGCCGGCTTGCGCCAGTCCCTGCATCAGCAGACCCGGTCCGCATGCGTAACAGCTGTCGCCCGCGCCGTAGCCGCCGAGCAACTGGGCCAGGTCGGCGCGCCCGGCCTGCTGCGACAAGTGCACATGCAGCGTCGCGTGTGGCATGCCGCGCAGCTGGTCCATCAGCGCCAGCCGCCCGGCATTGCGGGCAAGGTAATGCAGTTCGAAGGGCAGGCTCCGGGCGTTCAGCGCATGCGCCATCGAGAGCAGCGGCGTGATGCCGATGCCGCCGGCGATCAGCAGCACGCGCGCGGCCGGCGAGCGCTGGACCAGGTCCGGCGGGAAGCTGTTGAAAGGGCCGCTCAAGCCGACTGCGCTGCCGGTGGCGATCTCGTCGTGCAGGCAGCGCGAGCCGCCGTTGCCGTGCTCTTCGCGCTGCACGGCGATGCGGTAGCGGTGATGGGCAGTCGCCGCTGGCGCCATCCCGATCAGCGAATAGTGGTTCTCGAAGGTGCGTCCATCGCGCGATGCAAAGTGCAGCACGATGTGCGCGCCGGGCAGCCAGCCGGCGACGGCGGCGCCGTCCTGGCGGGCGATATGGAATTCCTTGACGGCGCCGCCGTGCTCGATGATGTGGGTGATGACATGGCTCATGGTTTTGCCTCAGGAGCGCGCTGCGGGGTTGAAGGGGGAAGCGTCCAGGTATTCCCATGCGAGCGGCTGTGGCGTGTCGCGCAATATCCAGCGCTCGACCTTGAAGTCCCAGTAGCGCCGGGTGCCGCCGGTTTCATTGTCAGGATCGTCCTGGTCCCAGCGGATCACGGCGCTGCCGCTCAGTTGCAGCAATTGGCCGTGCACGAAATCCGGAATGCACAGGCCGGCGCGCGGATCGATTGCGAAGTTGCCCAGGGTGTTGAACAGGCTGTTGCCGCTGAAATCGGGAATCCGCAGCGTGCTGTCGTCCAGCACCTTGACGAAGCCGGCGGCACCGCCCCGGTGCGACGCATCGGCGCCGCTGCCGGCGTGGCGGCTGGCGACGAACATGGTATCGGCCAGCCGGACGATGCCGGCCACCGTTCCGCGCAGTACCGTGCCGTGCGCGACTTGCACCGGCAGTTTTGGTTCGCCAGACTGGCGCAGGTGACGCCGCTGGATGTATTTCGGACAGTTCGGATAGGCCTCGCGTATCGCCACCTCGACGCCCTGCGCGTCCAGCCGCCGTACCGTGCCGTTGACGCGATAGCGGCGCCGCGAGCCGAGCTCGATAAACAGCATGCCGAGCTCGGACTGCCTGCCGAGGTTGTCCCATAGCGGGTCGGACTGGTCGCGCTGATGGGCTGCCACATCGATCAGGATGGAACGGCCATCGCCGGTCTGCAGGAAGCCCGGTTTGCCGAACAGCAGCGAAGTCCACACATCACCGGCCGCATCGACGCTGGCAAGAGCGACCATGGACTGCTTGGCGATGAAGGGCCGGGCGCCGGCAATCACGGTATCGCTGAGCAGGCCGATATTCCGGTCCGCCATCGCCGTTTCACCGGCCAATTGCTGTACCGCGCGTTCGCCGGCATGGAAGCTGTTACTGTTGTTCATGGCACTCTCCTTGTCTGTGGCAGCGTGGCGGGCCGGGGCTGCCGGCATCGATTGCTGTTGACGCTATTTTGCGGAATAATGTCGCAAGCAAGAATAGGTGTTCAAAACAAGTCACTATTTCGCCAAGGGTAATAAATGGATCAGATCCACTTGATGCATGTCTTTGCCGCCGTCGGCGACGAGGAGAGTTTCGCCGCCGCCGCGCGGCGCCTGAACCTGTCGCCCGCCGCCGTGACGCGCGCCATTTCCGCACTGGAAGAGCAACTGGGCGTGAAGCTGTTGCTGCGCACCACCCGCAGCGTTCGGCTGACGGAAGCGGGACAGCGCTACCTGGACGATATCCGCAGCATCCTGGCCAGCATCGCGGAAGCGAATCAGGCGGCGGCGGGCGTGAACTCGACGCCCAAGGGGAATCTCTCGGTCACCGCGTCTGTACTTTTGGGCAAAAATTTCATCATGCCCAGCATCACCCGCTACCTGAAGGAATATCCGGAGGTCGATGTGTCGGCCTATTTCCTGGACCGGGTGGTCAATCTGGTCGACGAGGGCATCGACGTGGCGGTGCGCATCGGCCATTTGCCCGATTCCAGCCTGAAGGCGCTGCGCGTCGGCCAGGTGCGCCGGGTGGTGTGCGCGGCGCCGGAATACCTGGCGAAAAATGGCGTCCCGCAGCATCCGGCCGACCTGCTGCGCCATACGATCATTGCGGCCAGCGGGATTTCGCCGCGGGTCGAGTGGAAATTTGGCGGCGGGGACGATCCGACGATGGTGCGCATGAAGCCGCGCCTGACCGTCACCAGCAACGACGCGGCGATCGACGCGGCGATCTCCGGTCTCGGCATCTGCCGGCTGCTGTCGTATCAGATCGCCGACGAGGTCGCGCAGGGGCGCCTGAAAATCGTGCTGGCCGACTATGAGGAGGCGCCGTGGCCGGTCCATGTGCTGCACCGGGAAAGTAAATTCGGTTCATCCAAGGTGCGCAATTTTATCGACCTGCTGGCAGCGAATTTGCGTGCCCATCCCTCTTTGAATGAAGTCGTCAGTATTCCCCATGGCGAAACAATGAATTGAGTCAGGCGTCATTCCTATCCCCTTTCGCAATACCTAGAATGGCCTGATCCGCTGCATGACGCAGCGGCACACCGCACTGACCATCCACTGAAAGGGAATACCATGAAAGCAGCCATCATCATCCTGTCCGATCCAAAAGCCGGCGAAGAGGCGCTGGGCCGCATGTTTAACGGCCTGGCCGCCGCGTACGACTTCAAACAAAAAGGCGCCGACGTCGGCATTTATTTCCAGGGTACCGGCACGCGCTGGCCGGGCGTGCTGGCCGAGGCCTCGCATCCGGTGCACGCGCTGTACCAAGCGGTGCAGGATAACGTGGTGGGTATTTCCTGCGGTTGCGCCGACGTGTTCGGCGCCCGGGAAGACGCCGAAAAAGCGGGCTTCGACCTGATCACCGACAACAGCGTGCCCGGCACGTCCGGCCTGCCCAGCATCGCGCGGATGGCGGCCGACGGCTACGCGGTGTTCACGTTCTAGGGCGTGCTCATTTTCCAGCCTCTTGGCAGGTTCATCGCTGCAAGCGCGCCGCCACAAAGCGGCCTGGAATTGCCCGGCGTGAGCGCCGCCGAAGCGGACGATCCTGGCAAGTCGATACCAGCGGCCACCAACCAGGTGGTTCACCGCATTCTGCCGTTCTATATCGGCTCGGCCGGCATCCTGCTGGCGCTGCATCCATGGCACATGCTGGCCACCAACGGCAGTTCGCACCAGTTTCAACGGAGATTGAAGAACCGTCCGGCCCGGTTGATGGCGCGGGACGGCACCATCGTTAGCCGCCTGTTCGTCGGCATCTGCCAAGCTCTGCGCAGGAGTGACTGTCGGTACTGCCGGGCGATCTGTTTCTGGCGCTGTCTGGAATGACTTGCCCACTGCCGCCGGGGGCAGTGGGTTTCCGATTTATTGTGTTGCTAGTGCCACAATCAGTGACGTTGATGTCGTTGTAATAATGCAACGTTTAATAATCTTCATGCAAATAATCTTCATTTTCATGCCGCGATCTTCTTCGGGTTCTTTTTACTTGCAAATCGCGCTCATGACTTGATTGCATAAGTAATTGTTTTTAATGGAGGTCGGTGGCACTGCAGTATTGATCTATATCAAAATGTCCATAAGAAATCTCTCACAATCTCACTTTTTAAAATTATTGACATAATAAAAACTAATATGGACATGATTTTTTATTGAGGTTATGATTTTTATGCACTGATTCAGGTGCCTATTTTTTAAAAGGGAGAGAATATGGAAGCTGTTATTAGCCAAGAATTTGATTTTGAAATCCTCGAAATGAGCGAAGCTACTGCAATGGAAGAAATGGGCGCATCGTCGACCATTTGCGCTGGCTCGACTTGCACCAAGGCCGTAGAGCAAGAAAGTTCCTGCTAAGAACCTGTCTTCGCAGGCAATATATTCCTGCTGAATAGGTTTTAAGTGCTTTACTTCCTGCAACGCCGGTCATTTACCGGCCGGTTTGCAGGCAGGTGCCGCTCCCCGGCCTGGAGTTCGATGGCAGGGGAGCCTCATATTTTTCCCCGAAATAACGTGATGCCATGCCGAAAATATTATTAGACGATATATATAACGTTCGGCCCGATATATTTATAAAAGGTGCGGAAGACAGATTGCATGTGCAATACGCCGGTAAAAACTTTATTCTGCGTTTACAGCATGATGTTATTAATTCGTTATATGACTGTCTCGGCCTGGTCGATGGTATACGTCCGATGGGGGAAGTATTAACGGCGATACCGCCTCAGCACCATGCCAGCGCCCTGAAGTTTATGGATTTCCTGGCGAGCAAGCATGCCGCATTCCGCGTGACGAATGTCGATGACGAGCTTGAACTTGCCGCAGTGAAAGATACTCTGAACTATTTGCGTTTGTACAGCGACGATAGTTCCGCCACCTTCCGCCGCTTTGAACAGGGCCGCATTTTGATCGTCGCTGGCGGTTTTGCGCTAATGAGCGCGGTGAAAACCTTTGCCCGCCTCGGCACGCGCATGCTGACCGTGATCGATACCGCCGTCGACGGCCAGCCTCGCTGGAGCGTAGCCGAGCTGCAGCGGTGCTTTGCCGAATTGCGCCGCTGGCCCGATGCCGAGCTGCATGTCATATCGCCGGCGGGGCTGGCGCCGATGCCCTCTTTCGACCATGTGTTGCACGTGGTTCGGGACGCCGTCGCCGTGCACCAGCGCATATTGACGCAGTGCGCCGCTACCGAGCAATTGATCGCCGTCTACGTGAATGGCAATCTGTGCCTGCTGCGCAGTGACGATTACCTGCGTGTCGGGGGGCATCCTGGCGAGGGCGGCGCCGTGTCCCAGCCCGGTGAGCTGGTTGCTGGAGCGACCGCTTCGCTGTTTTTCTTCGATAACCTGTGCAATATTCGCCGCGTCGATGCCGGACGCTATCAGTATTACAAGCTGAACGGTGAAAATGCCACGCGCTTCGGCCACCTGTATCGCTTGCTGCCGCTACTGGATGGTCTGACCGGCGATGCTGCGCCCGCAGTGGCTCGCCCATCGTCCGCACCGGCGGTTGCGGTGGAATTGGAGCGCCTGCTGCATCAACCATTGTTCCCGCTACAGCCGTTGCTTGAACGCACCGATCCAGCGAGCCACATCAAGCTGTATTCCACGGTATTGTCCTGGCACGATGGGCGTACCCTGGTTGCGGCCGGCCGTCATAGACGGCAATGCGAGGCCAATCTGTTGGCGCAGCTAGTGTCACTGCATGGTCTCTGGTTCGATCAAGGCTGCGCCGTCGAGGCGCAAGCCGCATCCGAGTTGCGCGCCAAACAACTGCAGGCTGAGCAGGTGGTGCAGCCGCTGCGCTCCGGCCAAGCCGCGCAACGGCGGCCATGCACTGTGGAACTTGGGGCGTACGAAACGTATATCGAGTTCTGCATCAACGCCGTCTTTGGCCAGCGCGTGCGCTGGTTCGTGCTGCCGACCGCCGACGCACGGTTCAGCGCCTGCACCGTATTGTGCGCCGGTCACACGACGCTGTTCCTGCCGCATGGCGGTGAATTGCCGCCGGACTTGCGCGAGGCCGCCTTGCTGGCCTTGTACGCGGCGTTGTGGCAACAGCGCAATGGCATCGCGCCGATCCAGGATGTGCTGGTCGCTGCGAGCCCGTTCCTGGCGCTGACCGAACCTGTCGCCGCCGCATGAGCGCCGCGTTACCGTTAGCCGACTACCTTGCGCGCAGCCCGCTGCGCCGGCGGCTGGTGCTGGTGGCGAACCTGCAGGCCGCCGCTACGGCCGTCGCTCCGGAGCTGCCGCATATTGTCATCATCGCCACCGGCGATACGCTGGCGCTGTTGCCGCTGCGCGGGGCCCGCTTGCCCGAGTTGCAGGCGGTGCGCGCCTTTTCCAGCGATTTCGCCACATTCCCGCGCTTCCAACGCCGCTGGCGTTGGACTGCCGTGCTGCAGATCCAGCTTGACGTACTGTTGGGCGAGCTGCTGGCGGCGCTCGACAGCGGCGTTGGCGCTGGCATGTACCTGTATCTGAATGGCGCCTTCAGCCGCAAGTATTTTCCATCGTCCCAGCCAGCCACGACGGCGCACGCCGCGGCGTTGCCGGCGCCCGATAACGAATCGTGCCGCGCCGGCAATGCTCGCCTGGAAGACATCCTGGCAGCCTTCGGCAACGCCTCGCTGCACGGCACATCGCTGCATGCCACTCCGGGGCATGACAGTTACCACTGCTATTCGCAGCAGCATCGCATGCTGGGCATCGGGCGCGGCGGCACGGAGCGGCAGATGAGGTGCGGCGCGGTATTTGAATATTGCGAGCGCTGGGCCGGCCTGGCCAGGCCGGACAACTGCGTCACCGGCAGCCATGCCGGCTTGCGGCAGCAGGCGCTGGCGCCGGAGCAATTGCTGGGACTGAGCGAGGAGCAATGTCAGCGCCTGGTGCCGGGATTCCAGCGCGACCGTGCGATGGAATGGCTGCCCGCGCGCCTGGAAGACGATGGTGGTGCCGCGCTGGTGCCATTGGCCATGGTCAACTACTTGCTCGATCCTGGCGTACCGTTCAGCCGCTATCAGAACAGCAATGGCTGCGCGCTCGGCAACTCATTCGAAGAAGCCGCGCTGTTCGGGGCGCTCGAAGTGATCGAACGCGATGCGCTGCTCACTATGTGGTACAGCCGGTCGACGCCGCCGCGCATCGATGTGGTGGCCACCACGTGCCAGCATACCGCCGGCTTGTTGATGCTGCTCGGGCTGGCCGGTTACGACGTGTTGTGCTTTGACATCACGCTCGACTTGCCGGTGCCCAGTACGCTGGTGCTGATGCTCGGGCGCGACAGCGGCAGGTTGGCCGCGTTCGTTACGGCGGCCAGCCATCCGCATGCTGCCGTCGCGCTGCGTTCGGCGCTGGCGGAAGCGCAATCGCTGATCGGATCGGCGGAGCGTAATTTCGCCCGCCACCAGCGGCGCCTGGAGCGCGATCCGGCCGAGCTGCAGCGACTGCGCAACGACAGCCAGGCCTTGTACTACGGCCACGCGGCACAGCGCCATTGTTTCGACTTTCTCGGCGGCGCCACGCCGTCGCTGGACTATGCCGATTTTATCGCGCGTCACCTGATCGAGCCATGTGCCGCGCCGGCGGCGTACCGGCGGCTGTGCGGGCAGGCCGCCGACGCAGGCTATCGCCTGGTCTCGGTCGACAATACGCCGGCCATGCTGCAACCGCTGGGACTGGCCAGCGCGCGCGTGTTCATACCCGGCACGATACCGCTGGCCTTTGGAGACCATTGCGCCGCGGTGCCGGCGCAGCGGCTGCAACGCGCGGCGCGCCGCGCTCCCTGGGTGCGTCTCGACGCCGATTTGTCCGCTCCCCTGATCCACCCGCTAGGATAAGTATCCCATGATCACGCCGACCGGCCGCCTGGCCGAAGACGAATTCGCTTTCCGTTATTTGTCGCCCAGCGAGGCGATCA includes these proteins:
- a CDS encoding TetR/AcrR family transcriptional regulator, with translation MTMNTVRARDTYHVGNLAPQLLSAARDMLEQVGPTKLSLRAVAERVNVSSAAAYHHYANRAELIGNLAAQGFDELADAMARRDKRDSGMQKLRAASLIYFRFARANPALYQLMFGPEFATGQTIAALFTARERAFGELKNSIAEVLQCDPQAVEVRRAARAAWSYTHGLASLVIHGMLQIPAGVSEERFLDGTLQGYGYLFQRGEHE
- a CDS encoding DUF2867 domain-containing protein, giving the protein MKAAISLIEVPPESRLGVFLPNAYFYDAYELEREYDARPVLEIYLDGLSRTPGWVHLLMNLRNRIVALAGLKNLGGLAAFDRAKPASAYREGDRVGIFSILYLSDDEIIFGDSDRHLDVRVSVCKLTRLDRPRIAVSTVVHLKNLLGRVYMVFVAPLHKRIVPAILARF
- a CDS encoding OsmC domain/YcaO domain-containing protein; this translates as MEIKVNFLDKLRLEAKFDDFTVIADQPIRYKGDGSAPGPFDYFLASSALCAAYFVKLYCETRNIPTENIRLSQNNIVDPENRYQQIFKIQVELPADISAKDRQGILRSIDRCTVKKVVQAGPEFVIEEVENLDADAQALLTLSPAPGASTYIAGKDLPLEQTIANMSGLLASLGIKIEIASWRNIIPHVWSLHIRDAHSPMCFTNGKGSTKESALASALGEYIERISNNHFYAGAFWGEDIANAAFVHYPNERWFKPGRKDALPKEILDDYCLDIYNPDDELRGAHLIDTNSGNAQRGICSLPYVRQSDGAVVYFPSNLIENLYVSNGMSAGNTLAEAQVQCLSEIFERAVKREILEGEIALPDVPQEVLAKYPGILAGIHGLEEQGFPVLVKDASLGGTYPVMCVTLMNPRTGGVFASFGAHPSLEVALERSLTELLQGRSFEGLNDLPQPTFASEAVTEPNNFVEHFIDSSGIVSWRFFSARADFDFVEWDFSSDGDNANAEEAAALFGILKDMGKEAYMAVYDQLGATACRILVPGYSEVYPVEDLIWDNTNKALLFRADILNLHRLDQSSLEALLDRLENSELDEYGDIATLIGIEFDENTVWGQLTTLELKLLIQLALQQFEEAHELVGAFLQYNDNTVERRLFYQALNVALEVLLDDELDMDDYIVNFRRMYGNARMDAVMGSVDGSVRFFGLTPTSMQLEGLDRHARLLDSYKKLHAARDTAAAR
- a CDS encoding alpha/beta fold hydrolase; this encodes MKLLAAATLVLASAAQAAPIAYRTVKVDDITIAYREAGDASKPTLLLLHGVPSSSRMYDGLLRKLGDQYHLVAPDYPGFGNSDAPDPANFAYTFDHLAQVMQKFTDAVGAQRYVLLMQDYGAPVGMRMALQRPDAIQALVFQNANVYSEGLGAIWEKRKPFWADRAAHEKEVVAGHQSVATTRARHIGSDPHVEAYDPDLWMDEYAYLNRPGQARIQADLIYDYQHNLAAYPQWQAWLKQRQLPTLVVWGKHDLAFTPEGAYAFRRDNPSAQVHVLDGGHFVMDTRLDDVAALTRAFLDRLAPAAAGPARR
- a CDS encoding PDR/VanB family oxidoreductase, which codes for MSHVITHIIEHGGAVKEFHIARQDGAAVAGWLPGAHIVLHFASRDGRTFENHYSLIGMAPAATAHHRYRIAVQREEHGNGGSRCLHDEIATGSAVGLSGPFNSFPPDLVQRSPAARVLLIAGGIGITPLLSMAHALNARSLPFELHYLARNAGRLALMDQLRGMPHATLHVHLSQQAGRADLAQLLGGYGAGDSCYACGPGLLMQGLAQAGARLGWPAGALHVESFGARAQQQDTMLTVELSLSHITVQVAPGTPILDALIAAGVFVSYDCQRGECGNCYTPVLHGQPVHRDICLTPAMRAEGMCTCVSWAAAPGRLVLEL
- a CDS encoding pyridoxamine 5'-phosphate oxidase family protein, translating into MNNSNSFHAGERAVQQLAGETAMADRNIGLLSDTVIAGARPFIAKQSMVALASVDAAGDVWTSLLFGKPGFLQTGDGRSILIDVAAHQRDQSDPLWDNLGRQSELGMLFIELGSRRRYRVNGTVRRLDAQGVEVAIREAYPNCPKYIQRRHLRQSGEPKLPVQVAHGTVLRGTVAGIVRLADTMFVASRHAGSGADASHRGGAAGFVKVLDDSTLRIPDFSGNSLFNTLGNFAIDPRAGLCIPDFVHGQLLQLSGSAVIRWDQDDPDNETGGTRRYWDFKVERWILRDTPQPLAWEYLDASPFNPAARS
- a CDS encoding LysR family transcriptional regulator gives rise to the protein MDQIHLMHVFAAVGDEESFAAAARRLNLSPAAVTRAISALEEQLGVKLLLRTTRSVRLTEAGQRYLDDIRSILASIAEANQAAAGVNSTPKGNLSVTASVLLGKNFIMPSITRYLKEYPEVDVSAYFLDRVVNLVDEGIDVAVRIGHLPDSSLKALRVGQVRRVVCAAPEYLAKNGVPQHPADLLRHTIIAASGISPRVEWKFGGGDDPTMVRMKPRLTVTSNDAAIDAAISGLGICRLLSYQIADEVAQGRLKIVLADYEEAPWPVHVLHRESKFGSSKVRNFIDLLAANLRAHPSLNEVVSIPHGETMN